One window from the genome of Hippoglossus hippoglossus isolate fHipHip1 chromosome 6, fHipHip1.pri, whole genome shotgun sequence encodes:
- the endouc gene encoding poly(U)-specific endoribonuclease-C produces MRSEWNWSQCLLEADPQRNRVSCLRPSELRETKRAASIMAKMFCGVLVLAVILSGLDAARPAVNQELSTLFNELWRLDVNRLTPGIDYTVSVQGRANYVSQGSHVVQDRASQPLFSNVNEIKLNNITTTSWLMKLLDNYERSTGVAERVTTEEQVETNLFLDAVLQTEVMKRAHQYLVSKGQSRSDLRQFKNQLKLIWFNLYHRQRNTGMDSCGFEHVFVGETKSGTEIIGFHNWIQFYLQEKNSHLDYKGYKARTHDLPDQDDHVLNLQFSWHSLVKPVGSAFIGTSPEFEMALFTVLFLMSTERSTTVLVNIDQCQMELVVIRHGRSLGTAYPKLLSSNNRHVPQHSH; encoded by the exons ATGCGCAGTGAATGGAACTGGTCCCAGTGTTTGTTGGAGGCAGacccacagagaaacagagtgagTTGTCTGAGACCGTCCGAGCTGAGGGAGACGAAGCGTGCAGCAAGTATCATGGctaaaat GTTTTGTGGAGTCCTGGTCCTTGCAGTGATTCTCAGTGGTCTGGATGCAGCAAG accagctgtcaatcaggagcTATCCACCCTTTTCAATGAGCTGTGGAGGTTGGATGTGAATCGTTTGACGCCTGGGATAGACTACACAGTATCTGTCCAG GGCAGAGCCAATTATGTGAGCCAGGGCAGCCACGTTGTTCAGGATCGTGCCTCCCAGCCCCTGTTCTCCAACGTTAATGAgatcaaattaaataacatcaccaccacctcct GGCTCATGAAACTGTTGGATAACTACGAGCGGTCGACAGGCGTGGCCGAGCGAGTCACAACAGAGGAGCAGGTCGAGACTAATCTCTTCCTGGATGCCGTCTTACAGACAGAAGTCATGAAG CGAGCTCATCAGTACCTGGTGAGTAAAGGACAGTCCAGGTCCGACTTGAGGCAGTTTAAGAATCAACTGAAATTGATCTGGTTCAACCTataccacagacagagaaacacagg CATGGACTCCTGTGGATTCGAGCATGTGTTTGTTGGAGAAACAAAATCTGGAACAGAAATCATTGGGTTCCACAACTGGATCCAGTTCTACctgcaagaaaaaaacagcCACTTGGACTACAAAGGATACAAAGCCAGGACCCATGACTTA CCCGATCAAGATGACCACGTTCTCAACCTTCAGTTCAGCTGGCACAGCTTAGTGAAGCCTGTTGGCAGTGCCTTCATCGGGACAAGCCCTGAGTTTGAGATGGCCCTCTTCACCGTCCTCTTCCTCAtgagcacagagaggagcaCCACGGTGCTGGTCAACATCGACCAGTGTCAGATGGAACTGGTGGTCATCAGACACGGACGATCCCTCGGCACAGCGTATCCCAAACTGctcagcagcaacaacagacaTGTTCCGCAGCACTCACACTGA